A single genomic interval of Zingiber officinale cultivar Zhangliang chromosome 4A, Zo_v1.1, whole genome shotgun sequence harbors:
- the LOC121969156 gene encoding gibberellin-regulated protein 14-like produces MALRLAVFLSASLLIIVSAKVASDGEERHFVDDAYAKPPAAAVAPPAGVPPAPAPPAPRLIKDVRECGPACDERCALHSRKNVCGRACVTCCKECKCVPPGTYGHTELCGVCYTEWKTHGNRTKCP; encoded by the exons ATGGCCCTCAGGCTCGCAGTCTTTCTCTCCGCATCTCTTCTTATAATTGTCAGCGCTAAA GTCGCGTCGGATGGCGAGGAGCGGCATTTTGTGGATGACGCTTATGCGAAGCCCCCGGCGGCAGCCGTGGCGCCGCCGGCGGGGGTGCCTCCGGCGCCGGCGCCTCCTGCTCCCCGCTTAATCAAGGACGTCCGAG AGTGCGGCCCGGCGTGCGACGAGCGGTGCGCGCTGCACTCGCGGAAGAACGTGTGCGGGAGGGCGTGCGTGACCTGCTGCAAAGAGTGCAAGTGCGTGCCGCCGGGGACGTACGGCCACACCGAGCTGTGCGGTGTGTGCTACACCGAATGGAAGACCCACGGCAACCGCACCAAGTGCCCTTGA